The following proteins come from a genomic window of Gordonia westfalica:
- a CDS encoding dolichyl-phosphate-mannose--protein mannosyltransferase, producing the protein MTITAARDTTVPAGAPVPAAVPPPRLGPEVPAPLFGAPDRGRGLLVGVVITLIAALTRFWNLSHPTDKGTPVFDEKHYVPQGWQVLTGGNWIEDNPAYGLVVHPPVGKWMLAASEAVFGYGPLGWRVAPAISGIIIVVLVYCVVRRLTRSTLVGAIAGIFAICDGVLFVQSRMGMLDIFQALFIVAAFTALIADRDQVRERMYRVYLEGRMGDSPFGPRLGFRWYRFTAGVMLGLNCGTKWSGIYYVIFFTALAIGFDVAARRAYRVQRPWVGTLVRDVVPAGASLAVMPVVIYFLTYIPWFNSETAVYRYSEGNAIGTGGTFSWVPGAWRSLWYYEAGILQFHAGLTNSAGNQHPWESKPWTWPMSLRPMLYALENGPDQCGGGECVRAQMLIGPPALWWLALPMLLWGLWSWIVRRDWRYAAVLVGYGAGILPWFLALDRQMYFFYATALAPFLVMGLALCCGDILRSTARTARARPERRVLSIIVVAIYVALVVTNFVWLWPILTASPISPGLWRQQIWLPSWG; encoded by the coding sequence GTGACCATCACCGCCGCGCGTGACACCACCGTGCCCGCAGGTGCTCCGGTCCCCGCCGCGGTCCCGCCGCCGCGTCTCGGACCCGAGGTCCCGGCCCCGCTGTTCGGCGCCCCGGACCGTGGTCGCGGCCTGCTGGTGGGGGTCGTCATCACCCTCATCGCCGCCCTCACCCGGTTCTGGAACCTGAGTCACCCCACCGACAAGGGCACACCGGTCTTCGACGAGAAGCACTACGTGCCGCAGGGCTGGCAGGTGCTCACCGGCGGCAACTGGATCGAGGACAACCCGGCGTACGGGCTCGTGGTGCATCCCCCGGTCGGCAAGTGGATGCTCGCCGCGTCGGAGGCCGTCTTCGGGTACGGCCCGCTCGGCTGGCGCGTCGCGCCGGCGATCTCCGGCATCATCATCGTCGTCCTCGTCTACTGCGTGGTGCGCCGGTTGACGCGGTCGACGCTCGTCGGTGCCATCGCCGGCATCTTCGCGATCTGTGACGGCGTCCTGTTCGTGCAGTCCCGGATGGGCATGCTCGACATCTTCCAGGCACTCTTCATCGTCGCCGCCTTCACCGCGCTCATCGCCGACCGCGACCAGGTCCGCGAGCGGATGTATCGCGTGTACCTCGAGGGCCGGATGGGCGACAGCCCGTTCGGACCACGCCTCGGGTTCCGCTGGTACCGCTTCACCGCCGGTGTGATGCTCGGACTGAACTGCGGCACCAAGTGGTCGGGCATCTACTACGTCATCTTCTTCACCGCGCTCGCGATCGGCTTCGACGTCGCGGCCCGCCGCGCCTACCGCGTGCAGCGGCCGTGGGTCGGCACGCTCGTCCGCGACGTCGTGCCCGCCGGCGCGAGCCTCGCCGTGATGCCGGTGGTCATCTACTTCCTGACCTACATCCCGTGGTTCAACAGCGAGACCGCCGTCTACCGCTACTCCGAGGGCAACGCGATCGGCACCGGCGGCACCTTCTCCTGGGTCCCGGGGGCATGGCGGTCGCTGTGGTACTACGAGGCCGGGATTCTCCAGTTCCATGCGGGACTGACCAATTCCGCGGGCAACCAGCATCCGTGGGAGTCCAAGCCGTGGACCTGGCCGATGAGCCTGCGACCGATGCTCTACGCGCTCGAGAACGGGCCCGATCAGTGCGGCGGGGGTGAGTGCGTCCGCGCCCAGATGCTGATCGGGCCGCCCGCTCTGTGGTGGCTCGCGCTGCCGATGCTGCTGTGGGGCCTGTGGTCGTGGATCGTCCGCCGCGACTGGCGCTACGCCGCGGTGCTCGTCGGCTACGGCGCAGGCATCCTGCCGTGGTTCCTCGCCCTCGACCGCCAGATGTACTTCTTCTACGCGACCGCCCTGGCCCCGTTCCTGGTGATGGGTCTCGCCCTGTGCTGCGGCGACATCCTGCGTTCGACGGCGAGGACGGCCCGCGCCCGGCCCGAACGCCGGGTGCTGTCGATCATCGTGGTCGCCATCTATGTGGCGCTCGTGGTCACCAACTTCGTATGGCTCTGGCCGATCCTCACCGCCTCCCCGATCTCGCCGGGACTCTGGCGGCAGCAGATCTGGCTGCCGAGCTGGGGCTGA
- the metG gene encoding methionine--tRNA ligase has product MAPDLTSPDLSGTAERGTSHGAGHPYYLTTAIAYPNGAPHIGHAYEYISADALARFKRLDGFDVRFLTGTDVHGQKMQQTAQAEGVPTAELANRNSDRFQKLQERLGSSFDRFIRTSDVDHKRASEELWKRMSDRGDIYLDKYSGWYDVRDETFYAESDTEVNDAGERVASDTGHVVTWTEEETYFFRLSAYQDKLLELYEAQPDFIGPDVRRNEVISFVKGGLTDLSVSRTTFDWGVPVPGHPEHVMYVWVDALTNYLTGVGFPDDAATFERFWPADLHIIGKDIIRFHCVYWPAFLMSAGVELPKRVFAHGFLFNKGEKMSKSVGNVVDPENLIDEFGLDPVRYFFLREVSYGQDGSYSAEAIVSRINADLSNEFGNLAQRTLSMIGKYFDGVVPAPGDLTDTDKALLDRADSLLANVREHFDNQAIHLGLEALWSTLAETNRYISAQEPWKLAKTDLDRTGTVLYVCAEVVRIVAVLSQPVMPESSNKILDLLAVGDDRRFSAVTVRLVPGASLPKPSPVFPRYEN; this is encoded by the coding sequence ATGGCACCCGATCTGACCAGCCCTGATCTGTCCGGCACGGCCGAGCGCGGCACCTCCCACGGTGCGGGGCACCCGTACTACCTCACCACCGCGATCGCCTACCCCAACGGGGCGCCGCACATCGGGCACGCCTACGAGTACATCTCCGCCGATGCCCTGGCACGGTTCAAGCGCCTCGACGGGTTCGACGTCCGGTTCCTCACCGGCACCGACGTCCACGGCCAGAAGATGCAGCAGACCGCGCAGGCCGAGGGCGTTCCCACGGCCGAGCTCGCCAACCGGAACTCCGACCGTTTCCAGAAGCTGCAGGAGCGTCTCGGCTCCAGCTTCGACCGCTTCATCCGCACCTCCGACGTGGACCACAAGCGTGCGTCGGAAGAGCTGTGGAAGCGGATGAGCGACCGCGGCGACATCTACCTCGACAAGTACTCCGGCTGGTACGACGTCCGGGACGAGACCTTCTACGCCGAGTCCGACACCGAGGTCAACGACGCCGGTGAGCGCGTCGCCTCCGACACCGGGCACGTGGTGACCTGGACCGAGGAGGAGACCTACTTCTTCCGGCTGTCGGCCTACCAGGACAAGCTCCTCGAGCTGTACGAGGCACAGCCCGACTTCATCGGGCCCGACGTGCGACGCAACGAGGTCATCAGTTTCGTCAAGGGCGGCCTGACCGATCTGTCGGTGTCGCGGACCACCTTCGACTGGGGAGTCCCGGTCCCGGGCCATCCCGAACACGTCATGTACGTGTGGGTCGACGCGCTCACCAACTACCTCACCGGCGTCGGCTTCCCCGACGACGCCGCGACCTTCGAGCGATTCTGGCCCGCCGACCTGCACATCATCGGCAAGGACATCATCCGGTTCCACTGTGTGTACTGGCCCGCGTTCCTGATGAGTGCGGGCGTCGAGCTGCCCAAGCGGGTCTTCGCGCACGGCTTCCTGTTCAACAAGGGCGAGAAGATGTCGAAGTCGGTCGGCAATGTCGTCGACCCGGAGAACCTCATCGACGAGTTCGGTCTCGACCCGGTGCGCTACTTCTTCCTGCGCGAGGTGTCCTACGGCCAGGACGGGTCGTACTCCGCCGAGGCGATCGTGTCGCGGATCAACGCCGACCTCTCCAACGAGTTCGGCAACCTCGCCCAGCGCACCCTGTCGATGATCGGCAAGTACTTCGACGGTGTGGTCCCCGCTCCCGGCGACCTCACCGACACCGACAAGGCCCTGCTCGACCGGGCCGACTCGCTGCTCGCGAACGTCCGCGAACACTTCGACAACCAGGCGATCCACCTGGGTCTCGAGGCGCTGTGGTCGACCCTGGCCGAGACCAACCGGTACATCTCGGCGCAGGAGCCGTGGAAGCTCGCGAAGACCGACCTCGACCGCACCGGCACGGTGCTCTACGTGTGCGCCGAGGTCGTCCGCATCGTCGCGGTGTTGAGCCAGCCCGTGATGCCGGAGTCGTCGAACAAGATCCTCGACCTGCTCGCGGTCGGCGACGACCGCCGGTTCAGCGCCGTCACGGTCCGGTTGGTGCCGGGTGCCTCCCTGCCGAAACCGTCGCCGGTGTTCCCGCGGTACGAGAACTGA
- a CDS encoding HEAT repeat domain-containing protein, with protein MIETITTALHAPDPSMRLRAALAAGTDPDPRLVDELIARCGVDPDFFVRDMLTWALTRLPAQVTVPRLVGELGSESPQARAQALHTLSKVGDRSAWPAITGDLLHDDDAEVARAAWRAAVALVPAGRETALAAELAGELGRGGIDVQRSLSRALAELGEATRDALTTARRHRNPRVRAHAEATARLLDDPDSDFGYELELAAKIANTGAAVQDSSPPC; from the coding sequence ATGATCGAGACGATCACGACCGCATTGCACGCACCCGACCCGTCCATGCGCCTGCGTGCCGCGTTGGCGGCGGGTACCGATCCCGACCCGCGGCTCGTCGACGAGCTCATCGCGCGCTGCGGCGTCGACCCGGATTTCTTCGTGCGGGACATGCTGACCTGGGCGCTGACCAGGCTGCCCGCGCAGGTGACCGTGCCGCGCCTCGTCGGCGAGCTGGGGTCGGAGTCGCCGCAGGCGCGTGCGCAGGCGTTGCACACGCTGTCGAAGGTCGGCGACCGATCGGCCTGGCCGGCCATCACCGGCGACCTGCTGCACGACGACGATGCCGAGGTGGCGCGGGCGGCCTGGCGCGCCGCCGTGGCCCTCGTCCCTGCGGGCCGGGAGACCGCGCTCGCGGCCGAGTTGGCCGGTGAACTCGGACGCGGCGGAATCGATGTGCAGCGCAGCCTGAGCCGGGCACTGGCAGAACTCGGCGAGGCGACACGCGACGCGTTGACGACGGCCCGGCGCCACCGGAATCCACGGGTGCGCGCGCACGCCGAGGCCACCGCGCGGCTCCTCGACGATCCCGACAGCGACTTCGGGTACGAACTCGAACTCGCCGCGAAGATCGCGAACACCGGTGCCGCCGTCCAGGATTCGAGTCCGCCGTGCTGA
- a CDS encoding BCCT family transporter encodes MTSEQIATTRRARVSQRRRDRGRRPGSQRIDPVVFSITAALVIAFVVWGIGDKDSLNTTTSEILSWITTNLGWLFILSATGFVIFAVCLAVSKYGRIPLGLTGEKPQFRTISWIAMMFSAGMGIGLMFFGAYEPLYHFASPPPEIDAGDVRAAMATTMFHWGFHPWAMYAVVGLALAYSTFRLGRAQLMSAVFTRLLGPRVSNGPVGKVIDILAIFATLFGTVASLGLGALQIGSGLDKVGWVNEPTKMVLVAIIAILTAAFVASAVSGIARGIQWLSNINMVLAVVLAVFVFVVGPTIFILNLLPTTLGAYATDLTTFAARSDATVTSEAGQQWLADWTIFYWAWWVSWTPFVGLFLAKISRGRTIREFVIGVMVVPTTVSLIWFCVFGGTAIRQQTDGVLDFDPNTAASEDTLFDVLTHLPWTGVASALVMILVGIFFVSGADSASLVMGTLSQRGVEHPSRSLTVFWGVLTGVVAALLLAISGDDALEGIKTMAIIAALPFVVVMIGMCLSLYLDLRCDPLIVSRHVLSAQVDEHVHEQAVAIATGELESIDADAVRHLEKIDPGYVEQVGTGVTHPLGEAHHADDEPDAEPRK; translated from the coding sequence ATGACAAGTGAACAGATCGCGACGACTCGTCGCGCGCGAGTTAGCCAGCGCCGGCGGGACCGGGGGCGTCGGCCGGGAAGCCAACGGATCGATCCGGTGGTCTTCTCGATCACGGCTGCTCTCGTCATCGCGTTCGTCGTGTGGGGTATCGGAGACAAGGACAGTCTCAACACCACCACCAGTGAGATCCTGAGCTGGATCACCACCAACCTGGGCTGGCTGTTCATCCTCTCCGCAACCGGATTCGTGATCTTCGCGGTGTGTCTGGCGGTGTCCAAATACGGGCGAATCCCGTTGGGGCTCACGGGGGAGAAGCCTCAGTTCCGCACCATCAGCTGGATCGCGATGATGTTCAGCGCCGGAATGGGCATCGGCCTGATGTTCTTCGGCGCCTACGAGCCGCTGTACCATTTCGCAAGTCCGCCACCGGAGATCGACGCCGGCGACGTCCGGGCGGCGATGGCGACGACGATGTTCCACTGGGGATTCCATCCGTGGGCGATGTACGCGGTCGTCGGACTCGCGTTGGCCTACAGCACATTCCGGCTCGGGCGGGCCCAGCTGATGTCCGCCGTGTTCACACGTCTCCTCGGCCCGCGCGTCTCGAACGGTCCGGTCGGCAAGGTCATCGACATCCTGGCGATCTTCGCCACCTTGTTCGGTACCGTGGCCTCCCTGGGGCTGGGCGCCCTGCAGATCGGCTCCGGCCTGGACAAGGTCGGCTGGGTCAACGAACCGACGAAGATGGTGCTGGTGGCGATCATCGCGATCCTCACCGCGGCCTTCGTCGCATCGGCGGTGTCCGGTATCGCCCGCGGCATCCAGTGGTTGTCGAACATCAACATGGTGCTCGCGGTGGTACTCGCGGTCTTCGTGTTCGTCGTCGGCCCGACGATCTTCATCCTCAACCTGCTGCCCACCACCCTGGGCGCCTACGCCACCGATCTCACGACCTTCGCGGCGCGTTCGGACGCCACGGTGACCAGCGAGGCGGGGCAGCAGTGGCTGGCCGACTGGACCATCTTCTACTGGGCGTGGTGGGTCTCGTGGACCCCGTTCGTGGGGCTGTTCCTCGCCAAGATCAGCCGCGGGCGCACCATCCGCGAGTTCGTGATCGGTGTGATGGTCGTGCCGACGACCGTGTCGTTGATCTGGTTCTGCGTGTTCGGCGGCACCGCGATCCGGCAGCAGACCGACGGTGTGCTCGACTTCGACCCGAACACCGCGGCGAGCGAGGACACCCTGTTCGACGTCCTCACACACCTGCCGTGGACCGGCGTCGCCTCGGCGCTGGTGATGATTCTGGTCGGGATCTTCTTCGTCTCCGGCGCCGACTCGGCGTCTCTCGTGATGGGCACCCTGTCACAGCGCGGCGTCGAACATCCCTCACGCTCGCTGACGGTGTTCTGGGGTGTCCTGACCGGCGTCGTGGCCGCGCTGCTCCTCGCGATCAGCGGTGACGACGCGCTCGAGGGCATCAAGACGATGGCGATCATCGCCGCCTTGCCGTTCGTCGTGGTGATGATCGGCATGTGTCTGTCGCTCTACCTCGACCTCCGCTGCGACCCGCTGATCGTGTCCCGGCACGTGCTGTCGGCACAGGTCGACGAACACGTCCACGAGCAAGCGGTGGCCATCGCGACCGGTGAACTCGAGTCGATCGACGCCGACGCCGTCCGGCACCTGGAGAAGATCGATCCGGGCTACGTCGAGCAGGTCGGTACGGGCGTCACCCACCCGCTGGGCGAGGCGCACCACGCCGACGACGAGCCGGACGCCGAGCCCCGGAAGTAG
- the rsmI gene encoding 16S rRNA (cytidine(1402)-2'-O)-methyltransferase, producing MNAAQPDTHSTDQPGSDPSGTSRSGTGRLVLAATPMGQVDDASPRLRAALQTADIVAAEDTRRTRALAAALGVEIGGRVVSYYDQVEAARTPGLVEAIAGGETVLLVTDAGMPSVSDPGYRIVVACAEAGLPVTALPGPSAVTTALAVSALPSERFCFEGFAPRKPGARAEWLRELIAQPRTAVFFESPHRLADTLAAAAEILGPDRRAAVCREMTKTYEEVRRGGLAELAEWAAGGVKGEITVVIAGAVAAEPDIDELADRAEALVAGGMRLKDACAEVTQGSGASRRDVYQSVLDRRRADPS from the coding sequence ATGAATGCCGCCCAGCCCGACACGCACTCCACCGACCAGCCCGGGTCCGACCCGTCCGGCACCTCCCGCTCCGGAACGGGACGGCTGGTGCTCGCCGCCACCCCGATGGGGCAGGTGGACGACGCGTCGCCCCGGCTGCGGGCGGCGCTGCAGACGGCCGACATCGTCGCCGCCGAGGACACTCGCCGCACCCGTGCGCTGGCCGCCGCGCTCGGCGTCGAGATCGGCGGACGCGTCGTCAGCTACTACGACCAGGTGGAGGCCGCCCGTACGCCGGGCCTCGTCGAGGCCATCGCCGGCGGCGAGACGGTCCTGCTGGTCACCGATGCGGGGATGCCGTCGGTCAGCGACCCCGGCTACCGGATCGTGGTGGCCTGCGCCGAGGCGGGTCTGCCGGTGACGGCACTGCCGGGGCCCTCGGCGGTGACGACGGCACTCGCGGTGTCGGCACTGCCGTCGGAGCGCTTCTGTTTCGAGGGGTTCGCACCCCGGAAGCCGGGAGCGCGTGCGGAGTGGCTGCGTGAACTGATCGCCCAACCGCGCACCGCCGTCTTCTTCGAGTCGCCGCACCGGTTGGCCGACACCCTGGCCGCGGCGGCCGAGATCCTCGGACCGGACCGGCGCGCCGCGGTGTGCCGGGAGATGACGAAGACCTACGAGGAGGTCCGCCGCGGCGGTCTGGCCGAACTGGCCGAGTGGGCGGCCGGCGGGGTCAAGGGCGAGATCACGGTCGTCATCGCCGGTGCGGTCGCCGCCGAACCCGACATCGACGAGCTGGCCGACCGCGCCGAGGCGCTGGTGGCCGGCGGGATGCGACTCAAGGACGCCTGCGCGGAGGTCACGCAGGGTTCGGGTGCCTCGCGGCGCGACGTCTACCAGTCGGTTCTCGATAGGCGTCGAGCTGATCCGAGCTGA
- a CDS encoding HEAT repeat domain-containing protein, with product MLIGEVARRSGVSARMLRHYDALGLVRPTGRTTSGYREYSDADIERLLHVESLRSLGLSLRDVGRALDEPGFAPAMLVDRLIQDTQERMAADSRLLTRLHQIKATGPGDWSAILGAISLLQAVHSENSAHRQRAALRAGESGLSAEALVDALLAEPDQNVAGALRWALAKRPGGLDRLAVAAADPDPVIRRRAVTALAAIDENSGAASVLEQSLADADPDVRRIAALTLGRRGVGAAVAVLIELIAVGDHDVEAAEILARDESDAARIVTLLTDRLGADPDPSVRSRLVQALAEIPGDAASKALTELGTDADETVARTAQAIGSLRAR from the coding sequence GTGCTGATCGGCGAGGTGGCGCGGCGTTCGGGCGTGAGCGCCCGGATGCTGCGCCACTACGACGCCCTGGGTCTCGTGCGACCGACGGGCCGCACGACGAGCGGCTATCGCGAGTACTCCGACGCCGACATCGAACGCCTGCTGCACGTGGAAAGCCTTCGGTCACTGGGCTTGTCACTGCGCGACGTGGGACGCGCCCTCGACGAGCCCGGCTTCGCGCCGGCCATGCTCGTGGACCGGCTGATCCAGGACACGCAAGAACGGATGGCGGCCGATTCGCGGCTCCTGACACGGCTGCACCAGATCAAGGCGACCGGTCCCGGCGACTGGTCGGCGATACTCGGCGCGATCAGCCTGCTCCAGGCGGTGCACTCCGAGAACTCGGCGCACCGCCAGCGGGCGGCCCTGCGAGCGGGTGAGTCCGGACTCTCCGCCGAGGCGCTGGTCGACGCCCTGCTCGCCGAGCCGGATCAGAACGTCGCCGGCGCACTCCGCTGGGCGCTGGCCAAGAGGCCGGGCGGACTCGACCGTCTCGCCGTCGCCGCGGCCGACCCCGACCCGGTGATCCGGCGCCGGGCGGTCACCGCGCTCGCAGCGATCGACGAGAACTCGGGGGCCGCCTCGGTGCTCGAGCAGTCACTCGCCGACGCAGACCCGGATGTACGACGCATCGCCGCCCTCACCCTGGGCCGACGCGGCGTCGGAGCAGCCGTGGCCGTGCTGATCGAACTGATCGCCGTCGGGGACCACGACGTCGAGGCCGCCGAGATCCTCGCACGTGACGAGTCCGACGCCGCGCGGATCGTGACCCTCCTGACCGACCGTCTCGGCGCCGATCCGGACCCGTCGGTGCGTTCCCGCCTGGTCCAGGCACTGGCCGAGATCCCCGGCGACGCCGCGTCGAAGGCCCTGACCGAACTGGGGACCGACGCCGACGAGACGGTCGCCCGCACCGCGCAGGCGATCGGGTCGTTGCGCGCACGCTGA
- a CDS encoding GntR family transcriptional regulator, whose protein sequence is MTTTLFAHLQVDPASDRPPFEQVRLRIIELIADGTLLTGERLPTVRALAAHLDLAPNTVAKTYRELEAAGVIETRGRQGSFIKAGRHDAQDAGFAAAASYVETARELGLDDDTIVSMVARALRAT, encoded by the coding sequence ATGACCACGACGCTGTTCGCGCATCTGCAGGTAGATCCGGCATCGGACCGGCCGCCCTTCGAACAGGTGCGGCTGCGCATCATCGAACTGATCGCCGACGGCACGCTGCTCACCGGTGAGCGCCTGCCGACCGTCCGGGCGCTCGCCGCGCATCTCGACCTCGCCCCCAACACCGTGGCGAAGACGTATCGCGAACTCGAGGCGGCCGGCGTGATCGAGACGCGCGGACGGCAGGGATCCTTCATCAAGGCGGGGCGCCACGATGCGCAGGACGCCGGGTTCGCAGCGGCGGCGTCGTACGTCGAGACCGCCCGTGAGCTGGGGCTGGACGACGACACGATCGTCTCGATGGTGGCGCGGGCGCTGCGCGCGACTTGA
- a CDS encoding helix-turn-helix domain-containing protein, producing MTLSIEATTDLTELAREINRDREAVMSGATPPAGLADEVVESWTRVQAAGNPSTIDEHHRGRIDRDELEARRAAHPLRHAVHSLKRVFAQSADDPMMALGIFDADGVMLWRDGSRAVFPEANRLGLVEGSRWDEDSAATTAVGLAIRHRRPSRIFGPEHYSRSLHGLYCTAAPVHDPRTGEMIAVAGLAGPAMHMQPAASAFTATLAALSEHEVTLAHQRTLADLRYHGRAQLTGLHGPGLIIDDDGWVAEGRGCTPPVRVAAPTEDMRQFVPGLGICVVERLGMGWMVRPAGPSGPVIAELDLAGEPTITVTGDDDPWRTVLTRRHAQILLLLADAGDQGLTSQQLSQLLFGDQNHTVSVRAELSRLRRVVGALVSSRPYRLAPRVELRVSSDQLDAYREPTGRRRAARHPNPA from the coding sequence ATGACGCTGTCCATCGAGGCGACCACCGATCTCACCGAGCTCGCCCGGGAGATCAACCGGGACCGCGAGGCGGTCATGTCCGGTGCGACACCGCCTGCCGGATTGGCGGACGAGGTGGTCGAGTCCTGGACGCGCGTGCAAGCCGCGGGCAATCCCTCGACGATCGACGAACATCATCGCGGACGCATCGACCGCGACGAGCTCGAAGCCCGTCGGGCCGCCCATCCGCTCCGGCACGCAGTGCACTCCCTCAAGCGGGTGTTCGCGCAATCCGCCGACGACCCGATGATGGCGCTGGGCATCTTCGACGCCGACGGGGTGATGCTGTGGCGCGACGGCTCGCGCGCGGTGTTCCCCGAGGCCAACCGCCTCGGTCTCGTGGAGGGCAGCCGGTGGGACGAGGATTCCGCCGCGACCACCGCGGTCGGCCTCGCGATCCGCCACCGCCGTCCCAGCCGCATCTTCGGCCCGGAGCACTACAGCCGCTCACTGCACGGCTTGTACTGCACCGCGGCGCCGGTCCACGACCCACGCACCGGCGAGATGATCGCGGTCGCCGGACTCGCCGGACCGGCGATGCACATGCAGCCCGCGGCGTCGGCGTTCACCGCCACCCTCGCCGCACTCAGCGAGCACGAGGTGACGCTGGCCCATCAGCGCACCCTCGCCGACCTCCGCTACCACGGCCGCGCACAGCTGACGGGTCTGCACGGCCCGGGTCTCATCATCGATGACGACGGCTGGGTGGCCGAGGGTCGCGGATGCACGCCGCCGGTGCGGGTGGCCGCGCCGACCGAGGACATGCGCCAGTTCGTCCCCGGACTCGGGATCTGCGTCGTCGAACGACTCGGGATGGGCTGGATGGTGCGTCCGGCCGGGCCGTCGGGTCCGGTCATCGCCGAACTCGACCTCGCCGGTGAACCGACGATCACAGTCACCGGTGACGACGACCCCTGGCGCACGGTCCTCACCCGACGCCACGCGCAGATCCTGCTGCTGCTCGCCGACGCGGGCGATCAGGGACTCACCTCACAGCAGCTGAGCCAGTTGCTGTTCGGCGACCAGAACCACACCGTGAGCGTGCGCGCCGAGTTGTCGCGGCTTCGCCGGGTCGTCGGGGCACTCGTCTCGAGCCGGCCCTACCGGCTGGCGCCGCGCGTCGAACTGCGGGTCAGCTCGGATCAGCTCGACGCCTATCGAGAACCGACTGGTAGACGTCGCGCCGCGAGGCACCCGAACCCTGCGTGA
- a CDS encoding aminodeoxychorismate synthase component I — translation MAASALDALRALHAETRSRGLPPPAALIGDWLDADAVIAPSVEIVAGCTPPDDPDRFWFGYLGFPVRADEASLPPTAGGLTDGVLVLRDGVWSTLGTGVPDWAQAVVDAPDTVVGRPATTSWEPPARDPHLAAIDHCLDAIRAGEVYQACVCTRFTGTLSGRPVDFFADLAGATAPTKAAFLQGDWGTVASLSPETFLRRTGNIISSSPIKGTLPAHADPDALSASAKDIAENIMIVDLVRNDLGRIAVTGSVRVPELLSVVPAPGVWHLVSRVEAIVRPGTGNDAVLDAAFPPASVTGTPKLRAMELLSDWESDARGVYCGAIGVAGPDHALDLNVAIRTVEITPDRTLTLGVGGGITIDSVPESEWQECLDKAASIVANNRIDTLQNHKYRT, via the coding sequence ATGGCCGCATCCGCGCTCGATGCACTCAGGGCACTCCATGCCGAGACCCGCAGCCGGGGACTCCCGCCACCCGCGGCACTGATCGGTGACTGGCTCGACGCCGATGCGGTGATCGCACCATCGGTCGAGATCGTCGCCGGCTGCACTCCGCCCGACGACCCCGACCGCTTCTGGTTCGGTTATCTCGGCTTCCCGGTGCGCGCCGACGAGGCGTCGCTGCCGCCGACCGCAGGCGGCCTCACCGACGGCGTCCTCGTCCTGCGCGACGGCGTGTGGTCGACTCTCGGCACCGGTGTCCCCGACTGGGCGCAGGCCGTGGTCGATGCCCCGGACACCGTGGTCGGTCGGCCCGCGACGACGAGTTGGGAACCCCCGGCGCGCGATCCGCATCTGGCGGCGATCGATCACTGTCTCGACGCGATCCGCGCCGGCGAGGTGTACCAGGCGTGCGTGTGCACCAGGTTCACCGGCACGCTGTCGGGTCGCCCGGTCGACTTCTTCGCCGACCTCGCCGGTGCCACCGCCCCGACGAAAGCAGCTTTCCTGCAAGGAGATTGGGGTACCGTCGCGAGCCTGTCGCCGGAGACCTTCCTGCGGCGCACCGGCAACATCATCAGTTCCTCGCCGATCAAGGGAACCCTGCCGGCACACGCCGACCCCGACGCCCTGTCGGCCTCCGCGAAAGACATCGCGGAGAACATCATGATCGTCGACCTCGTCCGCAACGACCTGGGACGGATCGCCGTCACCGGCAGCGTCCGGGTGCCCGAACTGCTGTCGGTGGTCCCCGCGCCCGGCGTCTGGCATCTCGTCTCGCGCGTCGAGGCGATCGTGCGGCCCGGCACCGGCAACGACGCCGTGCTCGACGCCGCCTTTCCGCCCGCATCGGTCACCGGCACACCCAAACTGCGCGCGATGGAGCTCCTCTCGGACTGGGAGAGCGACGCCCGCGGCGTGTACTGCGGGGCGATCGGCGTCGCCGGACCCGATCACGCCCTCGATCTCAACGTGGCCATCCGCACCGTCGAGATCACCCCGGACCGCACCCTCACACTCGGTGTCGGGGGCGGTATCACCATCGATTCCGTCCCGGAAAGCGAATGGCAGGAATGCCTCGACAAAGCGGCCAGCATCGTCGCTAACAATCGAATCGATACGCTGCAGAATCACAAATACCGGACTTGA